From one Lolium rigidum isolate FL_2022 chromosome 4, APGP_CSIRO_Lrig_0.1, whole genome shotgun sequence genomic stretch:
- the LOC124706572 gene encoding endo-1,3;1,4-beta-D-glucanase-like has product MTTPQCCANPPALNTAGGEGKVVDSFGGLTAYVAGTTESKAAVVLISDIFGFEAPNLRKIADRVASSGYFAVVPDFFHGDPYAPENADRPIQVWRNEHPQAQAFEEAKPVIAALKEQGVTSVGAAGYCWGAKGVVDLAKARDLHAAVLLHPSRITVDDIKEVKCPIAILGAEVDPVSPPELIKQFEQVLSSNSGINHLVKIFPGVAHGWAVRHNKDDAAAVKRAEEALVDMTDWFNKYLK; this is encoded by the exons ATGACGACCCCGCAGTGCTGCGCGAACCCGCCGGCGCTGAACACCGCCGGCGGGGAGGGTAAGGTCGTCGACAGCTTCGGCGGCCTCACGGCTTACGTCGCCGGCACCACCGAGTCCAAGGCTGCCGTCGTCCTCATCTCCGACATCTTCG GGTTTGAAGCGCCGAATCTCAG GAAGATAGCAGACAGAGTTGCTTCGTCAGGATACTTTGCTGTGGTGCCAGATTTCTTTCATGGGGACCCATACGCACCTGAAAATGCTGATAGACCAATACAAGTGTGGAGAAATGAGCATCCCCAG GCACAAGCATTTGAAGAAGCAAAACCAGTTATTGCTGCTCTGAAAGAGCAAGGAGTGACGAGTGTTGGGGCTGCAGGTTATTGCTGGGGTG CCAAGGGGGTTGTGGACTTAGCAAAAGCTCGTGATCTACATGCAGCTGTATTGTTGCACCCTTCTCGTATTACTGTTGATGATATCAAAG AGGTGAAATGTCCAATCGCTATACTTGGTGCCGAAGTTGACCCTGTTTCCCCACCAGAATTGATCAAGCAGTTTGAGCAGGTTCTTTCTTCTAACTCTGGG ATCAATCACCTTGTCAAGATCTTCCCTGGAGTTGCGCATGGATGGGCTGTGAGGCACAACAAGGACGATGCGGCTGCTGTcaagagggcggaggaggcccTGGTGGACATGACCGACTGGTTTAACAAGTACCTGAAGTGA
- the LOC124706574 gene encoding endo-1,3;1,4-beta-D-glucanase-like, with product MASPQCCANPPSLNPAGGEGKVVDSIGGVKAYVAGAQDSKAAIVLISDVFGFEAPILRKIADKVASSGYFVVVPDLLHGDPYVPEDADRTIQVWLKEHAPIKAFEVAKPVIAALKEQGVSSVGAAGYCWGAKVVAELAKANEIQAAVMSHPSFVTVDDIKEVKCPIAVLGAEIDRTSPPELVKQFEQVLSSNSEIGSFVKIFPGVSHGWAVRYDSDDAAAVKNAEEALKDMTDWFNKNLK from the exons ATGGCTAGCCCGCAGTGCTGCGCGAACCCGCCATCATTGAACCCTGCCGGCGGGGAGGGCAAGGTCGTCGACAGCATCGGCGGGGTCAAGGCCTACGTTGCCGGCGCCCAAGACTCCAAGGCCGCCATCGTCCTCATCTCCGATGTCTTCG GGTTTGAAGCGCCGATTCTGAG GAAGATAGCCGATAAAGTTGCTTCGTCCGGATACTTTGTCGTGGTGCCAGACTTGTTACATGGGGATCCATATGTACCTGAAGACGCTGATAGAACAATACAAGTGTGGCTAAAGGAGCATGCCCCG ATCAAGGCATTTGAAGTGGCAAAACCAGTTATTGCTGCTCTAAAGGAACAAGGAGTGTCTAGTGTTGGGGCTGCAGGTTATTGCTGGGGTG CAAAGGTCGTAGCAGAGTTAGcgaaagctaatgagatccaggCAGCTGTTATGTCACATCCTTCTTTTGTTACCGTTGATGATATCAAAG AGGTTAAATGCCCCATCGCTGTACTTGGAGCTGAAATTGACAGAACGTCCCCACCAGAATTGGTCAAGCAGTTCGAGCAGGTTCTATCCTCTAATTCAGAG ATTGGCTCCTTTGTTAAGATTTTTCCTGGGGTTTCTCATGGATGGGCTGTCAGATACGATAGCGATGACGCAGCTGCTGTGAAGAACGCGGAGGAAGCCCTGAAGGACATGACTGACTGGTTTAACAAGAACCTCAAGTGA